In Prosthecobacter sp. SYSU 5D2, one genomic interval encodes:
- the surE gene encoding 5'/3'-nucleotidase SurE, with translation MHFLLTNDDGIEAPGLAALAEAIHSIPGARVSIVAPVTEQSMCGHAVTTRKPLVVEPRGHGKWAVHGPSADSVRIGLYALDLKPDWVLSGVNAGGNLGQDIVISGTVAAVREAAYHGIPAMAFSHYLKRGLEVDWARISSWVVEVTARLSGERLHDGEYWNVNFPHHPPGPMAMPEMSRCLPERLPLGVAYESNEDGHYLYTASYSERPRIPGSDVAECFDGKISVSRLKV, from the coding sequence ATGCATTTCCTCCTGACCAATGATGACGGCATTGAAGCTCCCGGCCTGGCGGCTTTGGCGGAGGCCATCCACAGCATCCCGGGTGCGCGGGTTTCCATCGTCGCGCCCGTGACGGAGCAGTCCATGTGCGGCCATGCGGTGACGACCCGCAAGCCTCTCGTTGTAGAGCCTCGCGGCCACGGCAAATGGGCGGTGCATGGCCCCTCAGCAGACAGTGTGCGCATCGGCCTCTATGCGCTGGATTTAAAGCCGGACTGGGTGCTCTCCGGGGTGAATGCGGGAGGAAACCTGGGCCAGGACATCGTCATTTCAGGCACGGTGGCGGCGGTGCGTGAGGCGGCGTATCACGGCATTCCGGCGATGGCCTTTTCCCATTATCTCAAGCGGGGACTGGAAGTGGACTGGGCACGGATTTCAAGCTGGGTGGTAGAGGTCACTGCCAGGCTTTCCGGAGAGCGACTGCACGATGGCGAATACTGGAATGTGAACTTCCCCCACCATCCTCCAGGGCCGATGGCCATGCCGGAAATGTCCCGCTGCCTGCCAGAGCGGCTGCCGCTGGGCGTGGCCTATGAGAGCAATGAGGACGGCCATTATCTTTATACAGCCTCTTATTCGGAGCGTCCGCGCATTCCGGGATCGGATGTGGCGGAGTGTTTCGACGGCAAGATCTCCGTCTCCCGGCTGAAGGTATGA
- the pyrF gene encoding orotidine-5'-phosphate decarboxylase — protein sequence MNFREKLEKRIAATGSNLCVGLDVRMDQADESAKRFIIKVIEETAAHAAAFKPNSAYYEAMGWKGMRILSQVLKEIPKDIPVIFDVKRGDIGETQGYYAKSAYDAYGVDAVTLNGYMGKDTLEPFLKYPDKGIYLLGVTSNPGAVDIELQPTGDRQVFELVADMTQASPQVGLVIGLTNAADDVLKRTPDVPLLIPGLGAQGGDLAALKGSGRKAPLLVNVSRGIMYHQESCSFGTIAADWKLRIQEALR from the coding sequence ATGAATTTTCGCGAGAAACTGGAAAAACGAATCGCCGCCACAGGATCCAATCTTTGCGTGGGCCTGGATGTCCGTATGGATCAGGCTGACGAGTCAGCTAAGAGGTTCATTATCAAGGTTATCGAGGAAACCGCCGCCCATGCGGCTGCTTTCAAGCCCAACTCCGCTTACTACGAAGCGATGGGCTGGAAGGGTATGCGAATCCTGTCCCAGGTGCTCAAAGAGATCCCGAAAGACATCCCGGTCATTTTCGATGTGAAGCGTGGGGATATTGGGGAGACCCAGGGTTATTATGCCAAGTCGGCTTATGATGCCTATGGAGTGGATGCCGTGACCCTCAACGGCTACATGGGCAAGGATACTCTGGAGCCCTTTTTGAAGTACCCGGACAAGGGCATTTACCTGCTGGGGGTGACCTCCAATCCGGGAGCTGTGGACATTGAACTGCAGCCAACTGGGGACCGCCAGGTCTTTGAACTGGTCGCGGACATGACCCAGGCCAGCCCGCAGGTGGGCCTGGTCATCGGCCTGACGAATGCGGCGGACGATGTGCTGAAACGCACCCCGGATGTACCTCTGCTGATCCCCGGCCTCGGGGCCCAGGGCGGTGATCTGGCGGCGTTAAAAGGCAGCGGGCGCAAGGCCCCCCTGCTGGTGAATGTCTCCCGTGGCATCATGTACCATCAGGAATCCTGCAGCTTCGGCACCATCGCCGCCGACTGGAAGCTGCGCATCCAGGAGGCGCTGCGTTAA
- the purE gene encoding 5-(carboxyamino)imidazole ribonucleotide mutase — translation MTSPLIGIIMGSSSDWPTLENAARVLQDFGVSFEKKVVSAHRTPQLLYDYATTAQERGLKCIIAGAGGAAHLPGMTASMTTLPVLGVPVQSKALSGVDSLYSIVQMPGGIPVATFAIGNAGATNAALFAISMLANEQPELAAKLKAFREKQTAKVLESQKEIEC, via the coding sequence ATGACTTCACCTCTTATTGGCATCATCATGGGCTCCAGTTCCGACTGGCCCACCCTGGAAAACGCAGCCCGCGTGCTGCAGGACTTTGGCGTCTCTTTTGAAAAGAAGGTCGTCAGCGCCCATCGCACCCCCCAGCTTCTCTATGATTATGCCACCACCGCCCAAGAGCGCGGTCTGAAGTGCATCATCGCTGGAGCTGGCGGTGCCGCCCACCTGCCCGGCATGACCGCCAGCATGACCACCCTGCCCGTCCTGGGCGTGCCCGTACAGAGCAAGGCCCTCAGCGGCGTGGACAGCCTGTATTCCATCGTCCAGATGCCTGGCGGCATCCCCGTGGCCACCTTTGCCATCGGCAATGCCGGTGCCACCAATGCCGCCCTGTTTGCCATCTCCATGCTGGCCAACGAACAGCCTGAACTGGCCGCCAAGCTGAAAGCCTTCCGGGAGAAGCAGACCGCAAAGGTGCTGGAAAGCCAGAAGGAGATTGAGTGCTGA
- a CDS encoding 5-(carboxyamino)imidazole ribonucleotide synthase, with protein MPPLLPPSTIGILGGGQLGRMLALEARRSGYRVAIYTDEPQGCPAGQFADIEINASYDDPAALERFLSQVDVVTAEFENIPDACLQAVEAMKPLRPGRKAIYTTQHREREKLFLRENGIACAEFRIVETLAQLEAAVAELGRPCVIKTAAFGYDGKGQAKVNADTDLTTAWKPFEGHHAVVEQWVPFVCEVSVVGARSVDGRMAVHGVVENQHAHHILDVTIAPARVSPEVVDQAMELWEAVAVGLDYVGTMAVELFVTAEGHVMVNEVAPRPHNSGHYTIDACVTNQFQQQMRAICGLSLGDPTQHTPAVMVNLLGDVWPSEHVHPDWAPVLNHPRAKLHLYGKASARAKRKMGHYTVLGGSIEEALEAVEQVRAEHSSLRG; from the coding sequence ATGCCCCCCCTCCTCCCTCCCTCCACCATCGGCATCCTCGGCGGCGGCCAGCTTGGCCGCATGCTCGCCCTGGAGGCGCGGCGCAGTGGCTACCGGGTGGCCATTTATACGGATGAGCCTCAGGGCTGCCCGGCGGGCCAGTTTGCGGACATTGAGATCAATGCTTCCTACGATGATCCGGCGGCACTGGAGCGGTTTTTATCCCAGGTGGATGTGGTCACGGCGGAGTTTGAAAACATCCCCGATGCCTGTTTGCAAGCCGTCGAGGCCATGAAGCCGCTGCGGCCCGGTCGCAAGGCCATCTACACCACGCAGCATCGTGAGCGTGAAAAGCTCTTCCTGCGAGAAAACGGCATCGCCTGTGCGGAGTTCCGCATCGTGGAAACGCTGGCGCAACTGGAAGCCGCCGTCGCTGAACTGGGGCGGCCATGCGTCATCAAAACGGCCGCTTTTGGCTACGATGGCAAAGGCCAGGCCAAGGTGAATGCGGATACGGATCTGACCACCGCCTGGAAGCCCTTTGAGGGGCATCATGCCGTGGTGGAGCAGTGGGTGCCTTTTGTCTGCGAGGTCTCCGTCGTCGGTGCCCGCAGTGTGGATGGTCGCATGGCCGTGCATGGTGTGGTAGAAAACCAGCATGCCCATCACATCCTGGATGTGACCATCGCCCCCGCCCGCGTCAGCCCGGAGGTCGTGGACCAAGCGATGGAACTGTGGGAAGCCGTGGCCGTGGGCCTGGACTACGTCGGCACCATGGCCGTGGAGCTGTTTGTCACCGCCGAGGGGCACGTGATGGTGAATGAAGTCGCTCCGCGCCCCCACAACAGCGGCCATTACACAATCGATGCCTGCGTGACCAACCAGTTCCAGCAGCAGATGCGCGCCATCTGTGGCCTCTCTTTGGGAGATCCCACCCAGCATACGCCCGCCGTGATGGTGAACCTCCTCGGCGATGTCTGGCCCTCTGAGCACGTCCATCCCGACTGGGCCCCCGTGCTGAATCATCCCCGCGCCAAGCTGCATCTCTACGGCAAAGCCAGCGCCAGGGCGAAGCGCAAGATGGGACATTATACCGTCCTCGGCGGCAGTATTGAAGAGGCGTTGGAAGCAGTGGAACAGGTCCGAGCAGAACATTCGTCACTTCGCGGGTGA
- a CDS encoding dihydroxyacetone kinase subunit DhaK produces MSKNTAKKIINDPLKCADELFEGLVLAYDGKARRVGKRSIIMNDLRPDAPALLIGGGAGHEPIYHGLVGKGMGDGAAVGDIFAAPPPDIVLEATQAVNRGKGVLYLYGNYAGDIMNFDIGAEDAADEGITVKTVIINDDVCSAPPNEKHKRRGVGGLVPIVKLAGAAATQVDTLDELARIAQKAVDATRTVGVSTKPGSIPATGEPTFELADDVIGLGMGIHGEKGVGLIPMCTADELAAMILDLLFKDDLPLGEGDEIVFFVNSLGSTHMMELLILLRAARPILDARGIKVHQTIVDSIVTCQEMAGVSFSITKLDAELKALWDLPCESVGYTKL; encoded by the coding sequence ATGAGCAAAAACACCGCGAAGAAGATCATCAACGATCCCCTGAAATGTGCCGACGAACTTTTCGAAGGCCTTGTGCTGGCCTATGACGGCAAGGCCCGGCGCGTGGGCAAGCGCTCCATCATCATGAATGACCTGCGCCCAGACGCCCCTGCCCTCCTCATCGGCGGCGGTGCCGGGCATGAGCCGATTTATCATGGCCTCGTGGGCAAGGGCATGGGCGACGGCGCTGCCGTGGGCGATATCTTTGCCGCACCGCCCCCGGACATCGTCCTGGAGGCCACCCAGGCCGTGAACCGTGGCAAAGGCGTGCTTTATCTGTATGGCAACTATGCCGGTGACATTATGAACTTCGACATCGGTGCCGAGGATGCCGCAGACGAAGGCATCACCGTGAAGACCGTCATCATCAATGACGACGTCTGCTCCGCCCCGCCTAATGAAAAACACAAGCGCCGTGGCGTTGGCGGCCTGGTGCCCATTGTCAAACTGGCGGGTGCCGCCGCCACCCAGGTGGATACCTTGGATGAGCTGGCCCGCATCGCCCAAAAGGCCGTGGATGCCACCCGCACCGTCGGTGTGTCCACCAAGCCCGGCTCCATCCCTGCCACCGGCGAGCCGACCTTTGAACTGGCCGATGACGTCATCGGCCTGGGCATGGGCATCCACGGTGAAAAAGGCGTGGGCCTGATCCCCATGTGCACCGCCGATGAGCTGGCCGCCATGATTCTAGACCTTCTTTTCAAAGATGACCTGCCGCTGGGCGAGGGGGATGAAATCGTGTTTTTCGTCAACAGCCTCGGCAGCACCCACATGATGGAGCTGCTCATCCTCCTCCGCGCCGCCCGCCCCATCCTGGACGCCCGTGGCATCAAGGTCCACCAGACCATCGTGGACAGCATCGTGACCTGCCAGGAAATGGCCGGCGTGAGCTTCAGCATCACCAAGCTGGATGCCGAGCTGAAGGCCCTGTGGGACCTGCCCTGTGAGAGCGTTGGGTATACGAAGCTGTAA
- a CDS encoding GNAT family N-acyltransferase: MILDLRDYLRTPLQRGAYRLVGPLLDRTLGLRGLHDIYTGACERQKVHPEGATCYTWFDSVLKTMNAEAVVETAADFAFPKNGPLIVIANHPFGILDPVLVAHYIAQHRPEVKVMTNSMLAAFPALRPHIIAVNPFGGEAAAKSNIGAMKEAMKHLKAGGALVIFPAGEVAGYKAGTGIKEPEWSTHVGALVRRTKATVLPVFFPGGNSALFHAAGLVHPRLRTGMLLREFCNKRGSRVPMRVGAAIPFSKLRKFEEDETLTKYLRIHTFILANRRRNVAALPGNLSTEPAREKALAAEHHERIQAEVLALHERGGRLAGQGNLSVYAAYSHEIPDTLQEIGRLRELTFRAVGEGTGNEVDLDRYDRYYEHLFLWDEEKQQIAGAYRLGRADIILREYGPKGLYTSTLFKFEKPFLAHLESAVEMGRSFIIKEYQRNLSSLPLLWKGIAHWMVRNPGYKKLFGPVSISRDYDSLSQKMMVEFLQGNCLHEDLASFVKPRNPFRYLRTRRLMREFISANLRDVDDCSALISSVETDGKGIPILLKHYLRLSGTILSFNVDKDFASVIDGLILVDLTETDPKLLAKYMGDANCQAYLARHQVKHLP; this comes from the coding sequence ATGATTCTTGATCTTCGTGATTACCTCCGTACTCCTCTTCAGCGTGGTGCATATCGGCTTGTGGGACCTCTGCTGGACCGGACATTAGGCCTGCGCGGATTGCACGACATTTATACGGGAGCGTGCGAACGGCAAAAAGTGCATCCTGAAGGAGCCACCTGTTATACATGGTTTGATTCCGTCCTCAAAACGATGAATGCAGAGGCCGTGGTGGAAACGGCGGCCGACTTTGCCTTTCCCAAGAACGGTCCGCTCATCGTCATCGCCAACCATCCGTTTGGCATTTTGGATCCGGTCCTGGTGGCGCACTACATCGCCCAGCACCGGCCGGAAGTGAAGGTGATGACCAACTCCATGCTGGCGGCCTTCCCTGCCCTGCGCCCGCATATCATCGCCGTGAATCCCTTTGGTGGCGAAGCCGCTGCAAAGAGCAACATCGGCGCGATGAAGGAGGCCATGAAGCACCTGAAAGCCGGCGGTGCCCTGGTGATCTTCCCCGCCGGAGAAGTGGCGGGGTATAAAGCCGGGACAGGCATCAAAGAGCCTGAGTGGAGCACGCACGTGGGGGCGCTGGTCCGGAGGACAAAAGCGACGGTGCTGCCGGTGTTTTTCCCCGGTGGCAACAGCGCTCTTTTTCACGCGGCAGGCCTGGTGCATCCCCGGCTGCGCACCGGGATGCTGCTGAGGGAATTTTGCAACAAGCGCGGCAGCCGGGTGCCCATGCGGGTGGGCGCGGCCATTCCTTTTTCCAAGCTGCGGAAGTTTGAAGAGGATGAAACCCTCACCAAATACCTTCGCATCCACACCTTCATCCTGGCCAACCGGCGCAGGAATGTGGCGGCCCTCCCGGGGAACCTCAGCACGGAACCGGCCAGGGAAAAGGCGCTGGCGGCTGAACATCATGAACGCATCCAGGCCGAAGTGCTGGCCCTGCATGAGCGCGGCGGACGGCTGGCCGGCCAGGGAAACCTGAGCGTGTATGCCGCTTATTCTCATGAGATCCCGGATACCCTGCAGGAGATCGGCCGGCTGCGCGAGCTGACCTTCCGCGCCGTGGGGGAGGGCACCGGCAATGAAGTGGATCTGGACCGCTACGACCGCTACTACGAGCACCTGTTTTTATGGGATGAGGAGAAGCAGCAGATCGCCGGGGCTTATCGCCTGGGCCGGGCGGATATCATCCTGCGTGAGTACGGTCCCAAGGGGCTCTACACGAGCACTCTGTTCAAGTTTGAAAAACCCTTCCTGGCGCATCTGGAAAGCGCGGTGGAAATGGGCCGCAGCTTCATCATCAAGGAATACCAGCGCAACCTGTCCTCCCTGCCTCTTTTATGGAAAGGCATCGCCCACTGGATGGTGCGGAATCCGGGGTATAAGAAGCTCTTTGGTCCCGTGAGCATCAGCCGGGATTATGACAGCCTGAGCCAGAAGATGATGGTGGAGTTTCTCCAGGGCAACTGCCTGCATGAAGACCTGGCCAGCTTTGTCAAACCGCGCAATCCCTTCCGGTACCTGCGCACCCGGCGGCTGATGCGCGAATTCATCAGCGCCAATCTCCGCGATGTGGACGACTGCTCAGCCCTTATCTCCAGCGTGGAGACGGATGGCAAGGGCATCCCCATTTTGCTGAAGCATTACCTGCGGCTCAGCGGCACCATTTTGAGCTTCAATGTGGACAAGGATTTCGCCTCAGTCATTGACGGTCTCATCCTGGTGGATCTGACCGAGACCGATCCCAAGCTGCTGGCCAAATACATGGGAGATGCGAACTGCCAGGCCTATCTGGCCCGGCATCAGGTGAAACACCTTCCCTAA
- a CDS encoding YraN family protein, whose product MKAESQAPQRKRPLPAGRRQRLALWLRRRALAWKVRLHSPYEPMLFGHRLTRAEVGIAGELLAAKWLGRHGRKVLKCNHDGVFGGELDIVARHGEVLTFVEVKTRTQTAHGRPADAVNAEKRQLIRQGALAWLRLLGNPKIAFRFDIVEVLLIPGEKPAIHVIENAFTLPDYLLTGR is encoded by the coding sequence ATGAAAGCAGAAAGCCAGGCCCCCCAGCGCAAGCGCCCCTTGCCGGCCGGCAGGCGCCAGCGGCTCGCGCTGTGGCTGCGCAGGCGGGCGCTGGCCTGGAAAGTGCGCCTGCATTCGCCTTATGAACCCATGCTTTTTGGCCACCGGCTCACACGCGCGGAAGTGGGCATCGCCGGGGAACTTTTAGCTGCCAAATGGCTGGGCAGGCATGGTCGCAAAGTTCTGAAATGCAATCATGACGGCGTCTTTGGCGGCGAGCTGGACATCGTGGCACGACATGGGGAAGTGCTGACTTTTGTGGAAGTGAAAACCCGCACGCAGACCGCCCATGGACGCCCTGCGGATGCTGTGAATGCGGAAAAGCGCCAACTCATCCGCCAGGGCGCGTTGGCCTGGCTGCGCCTCCTCGGCAATCCCAAGATCGCCTTCCGCTTCGACATCGTGGAGGTCCTGCTTATCCCCGGGGAAAAGCCTGCGATCCACGTTATCGAAAACGCCTTTACCCTGCCGGACTACTTGCTGACGGGACGCTGA